The sequence CTCTCTCTTGTCGCTATTCACCCTCTGCGGCTTGCTTGGCCCTACTCTCCCGGTTCAGGCCCAGGCTCTGACCCCCTACGTGTTGCCCCTCGACTACGACTTGATGACTGAGCAGGGGCTATTTCTCGCCAATGAAGCCCAGCAACTGGCAGAATTTCAGCAGTTTGGTCGGGCCTTGGCCCTAGCCCAGCTCGCCGCCCAGCTCGCCCCCAACGATGGTCAAGTGCTGGCGCTACTGGGAGGGCTTTACCTACAGAGCAACGATCTTGACAAAGCGCTGCCGCTGCTCAACCGCGCCCGCAACCTGCTGCCTGGCAACGCTCGGGTATTGTTTGCCCTAGGGTCGGCCCACCTCCAGCAAGACAATCCCCGGCTGGCCTCAAGCTACCTAGAACAGGGGCTAAAGCTCGAACCCACTAACCCCAATGCTCTGTTTGATTTGGGCAATGCCTACTTTAAGCTGGGGCAGTATCCAGAGGCGATCGCTAGTTTTGAGCGGTCTGTAGCGGCGGAGCCAAGTTTCTGGCCCTCGGTCAACAACATTGGCCTGGTGTTCTACGAACAGGGCGACGCCCAAAAGGCCGTGGAATATTGGCGGGCCAGTCTTGAGCTAGCGGCCAACGAGCCAGAGCCGAAACTGGCGATCGCCGTTGCCCTCCATGCCCAAGAAAACTGCGGCGTACCCCTCGTAAGAGCCAGCACCGCCGCCTGCCAAGAAGCCCTGCGTCTCGGTGTAGAGGCGCTAGAGCAAGACAGCCGCTACGCGGATCTAGACTTTTTACGTCTCAATCTCTGGGGCGATCGGTTGATTGATTCCACCAACCAGTTCTTTGCGGCCCCTGATATCAAAACGCTGCTGAGCGAACTGTAACCCAGCGTTTACAAACGGGTCAATTCGTAGGGGCAAATGCCATTTGCTCCCTACATTATTTCGGGGGTAGTCAAGTTGGATGTGGTATAAGTCCCTCGATCAATAGCGGCTCAATAGCGTTCAGGCACAAAAAACTGCTCATTGATTGGAGGGCGCACATAGTCAACCGGGGCGCTTTTACGCGGAGACAATTTGAGCGGCTCAGGCGTCATATCCACGTAGTCGATTTTGCTGAGAATGTGGCTGATGCAGTTGAGGCGGGCTCGTTTTTTGTCGTCGGCTTCTACCGTAAACCAGGGTGCTTCAGGAATATTGGTGTGGGCAAACATGGTGTCTTTGGCGTGAGAATATTCTACCCAGCGATCGCGCGATTCTAGATCCATCGGGCTCAGTTTCCAGCGGCGGGCGGGGTCGGTGAGCCGCGATTGAAACCGCCGCTCCTGCTCATCGTCACTGACCGAAAACCAATATTTCAGCAAAATAATCCCCGATCGCACCAGCATGCGCTCAAATTCGGGGCAGGTCTGCATAAATTCTTGATACTGTGCTTCTGTACAAAAGCCCATCACCTTTTCGACGCCAGCCCGGTTATACCAGCTGCGGTCAAAGCAGACAATTTCTCCGGCGGCGGGCAGATGGGCCACATAGCGCTGAAAGTACCACTCGGTCTTTTCGCGATCGCTGGGTGTCCCTAGAGCAACGACCCGACAGCCCCGAGGGTTCAGCGGCTCGGTCAGGCGCTTAATGGTGCCCCCTTTGCCAGCGGCATCTCGCCCTTCAAACAAAATCACAATCCGAGTACCGGTATGCTTTACCCAGTACTGCATTTTGACCAGCTCTACCTGTAGGTGAGCCATTTCCTTGTCGTAGACCTTGCTAGGTAGCTTAGAGCTACCTTCAGACTCAGAGAGGTGATAAAAAGCGGGTTCGTCTTGAGGCTGATGCTTCTTTTTTTTGGCCGCTTTATTTTTGGCTTTCTTCTTACTCTTCTTTTTATCTTTTTTCTTGTCAATGCTAGGGGGTTGCTCAGCCCCAGCCTCTCCCTCAACCTGATGTTCACTCATGTTGATGTCCTAAATTGACCGCTCCATAGCCCCAACTGGAGCTAATCGTTAAGGCAACTTCTAGAAGACTTTTTCCCTAAGGGTGGGCACGGCCCACCCTTAGGTGGCTACGGTCGCTAGATAAAGCGGGGATCTTCTCTCCTAGACATGTCGTAAATACTCTAACCCAAGGGGGCTGTACTCACGGTTCTATTGTCGATCTTAAGGCCAGGTAGTCTTAGTCGTCGTCTTCAAAGACACCTTTAAAGAACTCGATGGTGTCTTTAAGGGCCACGATGAAGCTGTCGATTTCGGCCTTGGTATTGTAGAAATAGAGGCTGGCCCGCGCCGTCGAATCAGTTCCCAACATGCGGTGCAGCGGCTGGGTGCAGTGGTGCCCCGAGCGAATGGCAATACCCGACTGATCGAGCAGCGTAGACAAATCCTGGGCGTGGACGCCGTCGACGGTGAAGGTGGCCAGGGCCGCCCGGCCACTGCCGTCGGCCTGGGGCGCAGGGCCGTAGAGGATCACGTCGGGGATGGTCTGCATTTGCTGGTATAGGTAGGCCGTCAGCTCGTGCTCGTAGGCGGCGATGGTGTCCATTCCGATCGCCGAGAGGTAGTCTACTGCGGCCCCCAGGGCGATCGCCTCTGCGATCGCAGGTGTTCCTGCCTCAAACTTGTGGGGCAGTTCTGCATAGGTGGAGTGGTCTAAGAACACGTCGGCAATCATTTCGCCGCCGCCCATGAAGGGAGGCATAGCTTGCAGCACCTCTAGCTTGCCGTAGAGAAAGCCAATACCCGTCGGCGCACACATCTTGTGGCCCGACGCCACAAACCAGTCGCAGCCCATCGCAGGCAGGTCTAGGGCCATGTGCGGAGCGCTCTGGCAGCCGTCGATCAGCACTTTGGCCCCATGGCGGTGGGCGATCGCGATGATGTCCTCTACCGGGTTAATGCAGCCCAGGGTATTAGAGACATGGTTGACCGCCACCAGGCGAGTTTTGTCGTTCACCAGCCCCCGGTACTGCTCAAGGTTAAACCCCTGATCGGCGGTGAGCTCGACAAATTTGAGCACAGCCCCAGTGCGCTGGGCCACAAACTGCCAGGGCACCAGGTTACTGTGGTGCTCCATTACCGAGAGAATAATTTCGTCGCCAGGCTGAAGGCTGGTCATGCCCCAGGCGTAGGCCACCAGGTTGATCGCCTCGCTGGCGTTACGGGTAAAGACAATTTCGTCACGGCTGCTGGCTTTGACAAACGCTGCGACCTTATCTCTAGCCTGTTCGTAGGCGTCGGTGGCCCGAGCGCTCAGGTTATGCACCCCTCGGTGCACGTTGGCATTGTCGCGTTGGTAGTAGTGCTGTAGTGCCTCTAACACCGCCCTGGGCTTTTGGGAAGTGGCGGCATTGTCGAGGTAGACCAGCGGGTAGCCATTAACTTCCTGATGCAGAATCGGGAAGTCGGCGCGAACCTTGGCGGCGAGGGAGAGTTCCTGGGCGACGGTCATGGTGGGGTGGGGGGTGGATGGGTGGATGAGGGGGGTACACCACTTCCTCTCCTAGGAGGGGTGCCCGTAGGGCGGGGTGGGTTTGCGGGGACTGGGAGAACCCACCCCTACCCCTCCGAGGAGGGGAGGTGGACAATTATGTCCATTGGGTAATGGTTTCGGCAAGGCGCGATCGCAGCGTCTCCACCTCTATTCTCTCTAAAATCTCCATGGCAAAGCCATAGATCAACAATCGCTGGGCGGCGTCGGCGCTAATGCCTCGACTTTGCAGGTAAAAAATCTCGTCGGCTTGGAGCTGGCTAACCGTCGCCCCGTGGGCGCACTTGACGTTGTCGGCGACAATTTCGAGCTGGGGTTTGGTGTCAACCCGTGCCTTGTCGGACAGCAGCAAATTACGGTTGAGCTGACTGGCGCTAGTGCTCTGGGCCTTTTGGGCCACGGCCATGCGCCCGTTAAACACGCTGTGGGCCTGGCCGTCGACAATGGTTTTGTGCTCTTGCTCGACAGTGCCGTAGGGATGGCTGAGGGCCACCAGGCTGTGGGTGTCGGCCTGCTGGGTGGCGGTAATAGCCGCTATGCTATAGAGCCTGGTAGTGGTCTGTTCGCCGGTTTGATAGATTTCCCAGTTGTGGCGGGCCAGCTTAGCGCCAAAGTCTACGGCGGTGCCTACGTACTGGCTGTCGCGGGCCTGGGTGACGACGGTCTTGCCAATGTGGAAGGTGCCTGCACCCTCCCGCTGAATGCGGCTGTGGGTAACCTGAGCGTTGGCGTCAAGCCATAGCTCGGTGACGGCATTGGTGAAGTGGTCGGCGGTAGAATCGCCCCAGAAATCTTCGATCAGGGTGACGGCGCTGCCCGACTCTGCTACCACCAGGCAACGGGGCTGGGCAATGAGCCGATTTTCCCCAGCCTGGGAGACATAGATCACCTGAATCGGCGTCTCAATCACTACATTGCGAGGCAGCCAGACCACCACGGCATCCTG is a genomic window of Nodosilinea sp. E11 containing:
- a CDS encoding tetratricopeptide repeat protein; translation: MLKRLSLLSLFTLCGLLGPTLPVQAQALTPYVLPLDYDLMTEQGLFLANEAQQLAEFQQFGRALALAQLAAQLAPNDGQVLALLGGLYLQSNDLDKALPLLNRARNLLPGNARVLFALGSAHLQQDNPRLASSYLEQGLKLEPTNPNALFDLGNAYFKLGQYPEAIASFERSVAAEPSFWPSVNNIGLVFYEQGDAQKAVEYWRASLELAANEPEPKLAIAVALHAQENCGVPLVRASTAACQEALRLGVEALEQDSRYADLDFLRLNLWGDRLIDSTNQFFAAPDIKTLLSEL
- the ppk2 gene encoding polyphosphate kinase 2, with amino-acid sequence MSEHQVEGEAGAEQPPSIDKKKDKKKSKKKAKNKAAKKKKHQPQDEPAFYHLSESEGSSKLPSKVYDKEMAHLQVELVKMQYWVKHTGTRIVILFEGRDAAGKGGTIKRLTEPLNPRGCRVVALGTPSDREKTEWYFQRYVAHLPAAGEIVCFDRSWYNRAGVEKVMGFCTEAQYQEFMQTCPEFERMLVRSGIILLKYWFSVSDDEQERRFQSRLTDPARRWKLSPMDLESRDRWVEYSHAKDTMFAHTNIPEAPWFTVEADDKKRARLNCISHILSKIDYVDMTPEPLKLSPRKSAPVDYVRPPINEQFFVPERY
- a CDS encoding SufS family cysteine desulfurase; this translates as MTVAQELSLAAKVRADFPILHQEVNGYPLVYLDNAATSQKPRAVLEALQHYYQRDNANVHRGVHNLSARATDAYEQARDKVAAFVKASSRDEIVFTRNASEAINLVAYAWGMTSLQPGDEIILSVMEHHSNLVPWQFVAQRTGAVLKFVELTADQGFNLEQYRGLVNDKTRLVAVNHVSNTLGCINPVEDIIAIAHRHGAKVLIDGCQSAPHMALDLPAMGCDWFVASGHKMCAPTGIGFLYGKLEVLQAMPPFMGGGEMIADVFLDHSTYAELPHKFEAGTPAIAEAIALGAAVDYLSAIGMDTIAAYEHELTAYLYQQMQTIPDVILYGPAPQADGSGRAALATFTVDGVHAQDLSTLLDQSGIAIRSGHHCTQPLHRMLGTDSTARASLYFYNTKAEIDSFIVALKDTIEFFKGVFEDDD
- the sufD gene encoding Fe-S cluster assembly protein SufD, with the protein product MASSVSDVSVLKVADQQDAYLKGLVQRVSAAVPENLGLGEIRDRALSFLNEQTFPSTRQEDWRFTDLSPMLALAFESALESTVAESDLANLRLPETAGAQIVVVNGRVHTELSQLEKLPADAKVGSLRAHPQLQAQLADRLAQASGNHEVFTALNTVGFQDAVVVWLPRNVVIETPIQVIYVSQAGENRLIAQPRCLVVAESGSAVTLIEDFWGDSTADHFTNAVTELWLDANAQVTHSRIQREGAGTFHIGKTVVTQARDSQYVGTAVDFGAKLARHNWEIYQTGEQTTTRLYSIAAITATQQADTHSLVALSHPYGTVEQEHKTIVDGQAHSVFNGRMAVAQKAQSTSASQLNRNLLLSDKARVDTKPQLEIVADNVKCAHGATVSQLQADEIFYLQSRGISADAAQRLLIYGFAMEILERIEVETLRSRLAETITQWT